From Symphalangus syndactylus isolate Jambi chromosome X, NHGRI_mSymSyn1-v2.1_pri, whole genome shotgun sequence, the proteins below share one genomic window:
- the FHL1 gene encoding four and a half LIM domains protein 1 isoform X2: MAEKFDCHYCRDPLQGKKYVQKDGHHCCLKCFDKFCANTCVECRKPIGADSKEVHYKNRFWHDTCFRCAKCLHPLANETFVAKDNKILCNKCTTREDSPKCKGCFKAIVAGDQNVEYKGTVWHKDCFTCSNCKQVIGTGSFFPKGEDFYCVTCHETKFAKHCVKCNKAITSGGITYQDQPWHADCFVCVTCSKKLAGQRFTAVEDQYYCVDCYKNFVAKKCAGCKNPITGKRTVSRVSHPVSKARKPPVCHGKRLPLTLFPSANLRGRHPGGERTCPSWVVVLYRKNRSLAAPRGPGLVKAPVWWPMKDNPGTTTASTAKNAP, translated from the exons ATGGCGGAGAAGTTTGACTGCCACTACTGCAGGGATCCCTTGCAGGGGAAGAAGTATGTGCAAAAGGATGGCCACCACTGCTGCCTGAAATGCTTTGACAAGTTCTGTGCCAACACCTGTGTGGAATGCCGCAAGCCCATTGGTGCGGACTCCAAG GAGGTGCACTATAAGAACCGCTTCTGGCACGACACCTGCTTCCGCTGTGCCAAGTGCCTTCACCCCTTGGCCAATGAGACCTTTGTGGCCAAGGACAACAAGATCCTGTGCAACAAGTGCACCACTCGGGAGGACTCGCCCAAGTGCAAGGGGTGCTTCAAGGCCATTGTGGCAG GAGATCAAAACGTGGAGTACAAGGGGACCGTCTGGCACAAAGACTGCTTCacctgtagtaactgcaagcaAGTCATCGGGACTGGAAGCTTCTTCCCTAAAGGGGAGGACTTCTACTGCGTGACTTGCCATGAGACCAAGTTTGCCAAGCATTGCGTGAAGTGCAACAAG GCCATCACATCTGGAGGAATCACTTACCAGGATCAGCCCTGGCATGCCGATTGCTTTGTGTGTGTTACCTGCTCTAAGAAGCTGGCTGGGCAGCGTTTCACCGCTGTGGAGGACCAGTATTACTGCGTGGATTGCTACAAGAACTTTGTGGCCAAGAAGTGTGCTGGATGCAAGAACCCCATCACTG GGAAAAGGACTGTGTCAAGAGTGAGCCACCCAGTCTCTAAAGCTAGGAAGCCCCCAGTGTGCCACGGGAAACGCTTGCCTCTCACCCTGTTTCCCAGCGCCAACCTCCGGGGCAGGCATCCGGGTGGAGAGAGGACTTGTCCCTCGTGGGTGGTGGTTCTTTATAGAAAAAATCGAAGCTTAGCAGCTCCTCGAGGCCCG